From the genome of Bradyrhizobium elkanii USDA 76, one region includes:
- a CDS encoding MFS transporter — protein MSSESQIPIAAKVASRRFARSLAAFYATLFGMTGVHLPFFTVWLKAIGIDATWIGIITAVPPVTRFTVLPLVTAAAERRQMLRGAIIATGFATAFGFAVIGTQHQPFVLLAIYALTCCVWTPMVPLTDAYALRGVRQFGLSYGPLRLWGSAAFAVCALLSGFLLRYVAEVDLIWIITAVTVLGALVGLTLRPLGRPVAAVTPAAGAPKLLRNPTFLAIIVSSALIQGSHGAYYIFASIAWQQAGFSGLTIACLWVLGVIAEIVLFAASPRFTLPSAVLVMIAAASAAARWAITAQDPPLAVLAVVQLGHGLSFGLTQVGVMGLMVHHVPVHVMARAQGYLTACGGIVASTTAIVSGMVYARFGLGVYDMMAAMAATGGLVMWLARKRLTD, from the coding sequence ATGTCTTCCGAATCACAAATCCCCATCGCAGCAAAGGTTGCATCGCGGCGATTCGCGCGCAGCCTTGCGGCATTCTATGCCACGCTGTTCGGCATGACCGGGGTTCACCTGCCGTTTTTCACGGTGTGGCTGAAGGCGATCGGCATCGACGCCACCTGGATCGGCATCATCACCGCGGTGCCGCCGGTGACGCGCTTCACCGTGCTGCCGCTGGTCACCGCGGCGGCGGAACGGCGCCAGATGCTGCGCGGGGCGATCATCGCCACCGGATTCGCTACGGCGTTCGGCTTTGCCGTGATCGGCACCCAGCACCAGCCGTTCGTGCTCCTGGCGATCTACGCGCTGACCTGCTGCGTCTGGACTCCGATGGTGCCGCTCACCGACGCCTATGCGCTGCGCGGCGTCAGGCAATTCGGGCTCAGCTACGGACCGCTGCGGCTCTGGGGCTCGGCCGCCTTCGCTGTCTGCGCGCTGCTGAGCGGCTTCCTGCTCCGCTATGTCGCGGAGGTCGACCTGATCTGGATCATCACGGCCGTGACGGTGCTCGGTGCGCTGGTCGGGCTGACGCTGCGGCCGCTGGGCCGCCCAGTGGCTGCCGTCACACCTGCGGCCGGCGCGCCAAAACTGCTGCGCAATCCCACCTTCCTCGCCATCATCGTGTCCTCGGCGCTGATCCAGGGCAGCCACGGCGCCTATTACATCTTCGCATCGATTGCCTGGCAGCAGGCCGGCTTCAGCGGCCTGACGATCGCTTGTCTCTGGGTGCTCGGCGTGATCGCCGAGATCGTGCTGTTTGCGGCCTCGCCGCGCTTCACGCTGCCGTCGGCTGTGCTGGTGATGATCGCGGCCGCCAGTGCCGCGGCGCGCTGGGCGATCACCGCGCAGGACCCGCCGCTTGCGGTGCTTGCAGTGGTGCAGCTCGGACACGGGCTGAGCTTCGGCCTGACGCAGGTCGGCGTCATGGGCCTGATGGTGCACCACGTGCCGGTTCACGTCATGGCGCGCGCGCAAGGCTATCTCACCGCCTGCGGCGGCATTGTCGCGAGCACCACTGCGATCGTCAGCGGCATGGTCTATGCCCGCTTCGGGCTCGGCGTCTACGACATGATGGCGGCAATGGCGGCCACGGGCGGGCTCGTGATGTGGCTGGCGCGCAAGCGTCTCACAGATTAG
- a CDS encoding threonine/serine dehydratase: MTDTVLNPPVAAADIDAAARVVAPFAVRTPLLTFPVLNERVGTQVFLKPEMLQRTGSFKFRGAFNKLASIPQDKRSGGVVAFSSGNHAQGVAAAAKILNMQATIVMPADSPITKRERTKSYGAEVVLYDRDRDDREAIANGIAGKRGATLVRPYDDPFVIAGQGTAGREIAEDMAALGLTPDIVVAPASGGGLIAGVATAVKAKYPQAQVIVAEPAGYDDHALSLKVGHREAHPVAARTICDALMAMMPGELTFAINSKLLANGVNATDDEVGAAVAFAYRELKLVVEPGGAVGLAALLAGRIDAKGKNVVIVLSGGNVDADLFAKLVA, from the coding sequence ATGACGGACACCGTTCTCAATCCACCCGTCGCTGCCGCGGACATCGATGCCGCCGCAAGGGTGGTCGCGCCGTTCGCGGTGCGCACACCGCTCCTGACTTTCCCCGTTCTCAACGAACGCGTCGGCACCCAGGTCTTCCTCAAGCCCGAAATGCTGCAGCGGACCGGATCGTTCAAGTTTCGCGGCGCCTTCAACAAGCTCGCCTCGATCCCGCAGGACAAGCGGAGCGGCGGCGTCGTGGCGTTCTCCTCCGGCAACCACGCCCAGGGCGTCGCCGCGGCGGCCAAGATCCTCAACATGCAGGCGACCATCGTGATGCCTGCGGACTCGCCGATCACCAAGCGCGAGCGCACCAAATCCTATGGCGCCGAAGTCGTGCTCTACGACCGCGATCGCGACGACCGCGAGGCGATCGCCAACGGCATTGCCGGCAAGCGCGGCGCGACCTTGGTGCGCCCCTACGACGATCCCTTCGTGATCGCGGGCCAGGGCACCGCCGGCCGCGAGATCGCCGAGGACATGGCTGCGCTCGGACTGACGCCGGACATCGTGGTTGCGCCGGCTTCAGGCGGCGGATTGATCGCGGGCGTCGCGACCGCGGTGAAAGCGAAATATCCGCAGGCCCAGGTGATCGTCGCCGAGCCCGCGGGCTATGACGATCACGCCCTGTCGCTCAAGGTCGGACATCGCGAGGCGCATCCGGTCGCGGCGCGGACCATCTGCGATGCGCTGATGGCGATGATGCCGGGAGAGCTGACCTTCGCCATCAACAGCAAGCTGCTGGCGAACGGTGTCAACGCCACCGATGACGAAGTCGGCGCCGCCGTCGCCTTCGCCTATCGCGAGCTGAAGCTCGTGGTCGAGCCCGGCGGCGCGGTCGGACTCGCCGCGCTGCTTGCCGGGCGGATCGATGCCAAGGGCAAGAACGTCGTCATCGTGCTGTCGGGCGGCAATGTCGACGCCGACCTGTTCGCGAAACTGGTTGCCTGA
- a CDS encoding c-type cytochrome: protein MLRRIFLLAILAGVIGVGVFWWLTIPATVAAGALPAYQPDLANGLTTFNAGGCSSCHAVPKQDDRTRLGGGLAITSPFGTFYAPNISPDPNDGIGRWSEADFVTAVMKGTSPSGAHYFPAFPYPSYQHAKVSDVRDLFAYLKTLPPVAGKVRDHDLPFPFNIRRNVGVWKLLFMNGKPFIADASRSAHWYRGAYLVNSFGHCAECHSPRNVLGGIVIAQRFAGGPNPEGEGWVPNITPRGISDWSVKDIAYFLESGQTPDGDSAGGSMVRVIRNTSQLSSSDRDAIAEYIKSLPPVEGPPKPVKKEKES from the coding sequence ATGCTGCGACGAATTTTCCTCCTGGCGATACTGGCCGGCGTAATCGGCGTCGGCGTGTTCTGGTGGCTGACGATCCCCGCGACCGTTGCCGCCGGCGCGCTGCCAGCCTATCAGCCTGACCTGGCCAACGGCCTCACAACGTTCAATGCTGGAGGATGTTCCTCCTGCCATGCCGTGCCGAAGCAGGACGACCGCACGAGGCTCGGCGGCGGGCTCGCGATCACCTCGCCGTTCGGTACATTCTATGCGCCGAATATCTCGCCCGACCCGAACGACGGCATCGGCCGCTGGAGCGAGGCCGATTTCGTCACGGCGGTCATGAAGGGCACCTCGCCATCGGGCGCGCACTATTTCCCGGCGTTTCCGTACCCGTCCTATCAGCACGCCAAGGTCAGCGATGTGCGCGACCTGTTCGCCTATCTGAAGACCTTGCCGCCGGTCGCCGGCAAGGTGCGCGACCACGATTTGCCGTTTCCGTTCAACATCAGGCGCAATGTCGGCGTCTGGAAATTGCTGTTCATGAACGGCAAGCCGTTCATCGCGGATGCAAGCCGCTCGGCGCATTGGTATCGCGGCGCCTATCTCGTCAACAGCTTTGGCCACTGCGCCGAGTGCCACAGCCCGCGCAATGTCCTCGGCGGCATCGTCATCGCGCAGCGCTTCGCCGGTGGTCCGAATCCGGAGGGCGAAGGCTGGGTGCCCAACATCACGCCGAGGGGGATCTCGGACTGGAGTGTGAAGGATATCGCCTATTTCCTCGAGAGCGGCCAGACGCCGGACGGCGATAGCGCGGGCGGATCCATGGTGCGCGTGATCCGCAATACCTCGCAACTCTCGTCGTCCGACCGCGACGCGATCGCCGAGTACATCAAGTCGCTGCCGCCGGTCGAGGGACCGCCGAAGCCGGTGAAGAAGGAGAAGGAGTCGTAA
- a CDS encoding M10 family metallopeptidase C-terminal domain-containing protein: MKNILGGDLFIADGFGSADLGDPISSPTSDKTISQAGIQITRDNYHWGTTLGVATGPITFGFAPSAAGYSVTGHNVSGFSAFTASEQAAARAALAFWSSVSGITFSDQGNTNNATILFRNYNDPNDSSEAFAFYPSSNNQVATSSDGDVFFNLAFANANAINPGTYEWESMIHEIGHALGLEHPGAYNAGPGQTITYNSNAAYIEDTRQYSVMSYFSEVNTGGAFSVYNETPALDDIAAIQRLYGSNYSTRAGDDVYGFNSTVGGVYSITSSSQHTVFAVWDAGGTDTFDFSGYSQNQVIDLRVNNSTDIGYFSSTGGDTDNIAIAAGVLIENAVGGSGNDTLYGNTINNILSGNGGFDAVVFAGSLSQFAITEGDNHHYAVSGNAQGTDTLNSIEEFIFSDVTIVDDGVGGPSTTASLNSNSAFLIGSTQFVGDHDWFSTTLSAGQSYTIRESGTATGTGTLSDPLLNLHDASGILVATDDDSGPGLNSRIIFNPSTTGLYYVDASAFGSNTGTYGVFVEPTQFHYGGAWTSVDNDGRWYVGDFNGDSLDDIFSYSAGVSGAEVQLNASANFGSAKSWTPAGNGSEGWFVGDFNGDEKSDVLRYDPGISGAEVLLSNGSSFGSPTNWTPAGNDGKWYVGDFNGDGKDDIFRYEAGVSGAEVLLSNGTDFANPIDWTPAGNGSEGWFVGDFNGDGKSDILRYEPGVSGAHVFLSTGSSFVDAGSWTGAGNSGKWYVGDFSGDGKDDIFRYLPGVSGADVFLSTGSSFVYAGSWATAGVDVQGWYVGDFDQEPGADILRHGGVGVGDMFHI, from the coding sequence ATGAAGAATATTTTGGGTGGCGATCTTTTCATAGCCGATGGTTTTGGCTCGGCTGATCTGGGTGATCCCATATCAAGCCCAACGTCTGACAAGACGATCAGCCAAGCGGGTATCCAGATCACCCGAGATAACTATCACTGGGGCACCACCCTTGGAGTCGCAACCGGCCCCATTACATTCGGGTTCGCGCCGTCCGCAGCTGGCTATTCCGTTACTGGCCACAACGTCAGTGGGTTTTCCGCGTTTACGGCTTCAGAACAGGCGGCCGCGCGAGCAGCTTTGGCATTTTGGTCCAGTGTCTCCGGAATCACGTTTTCCGATCAGGGCAACACCAACAACGCAACTATTCTCTTCCGGAATTATAACGATCCAAATGATAGCTCCGAGGCTTTCGCGTTTTACCCTAGTTCAAACAACCAGGTGGCTACGAGTTCGGACGGCGACGTCTTCTTCAATCTAGCTTTCGCAAACGCGAATGCCATCAACCCAGGTACGTACGAATGGGAATCGATGATCCACGAGATCGGTCATGCGCTCGGGTTGGAGCACCCAGGGGCGTACAACGCGGGACCTGGCCAAACAATTACCTACAATAGCAATGCGGCATACATTGAGGATACCCGACAATACTCGGTGATGAGCTATTTCAGCGAAGTTAACACAGGGGGGGCGTTTTCTGTCTACAACGAAACGCCCGCTCTTGATGATATTGCGGCGATCCAGCGGCTCTACGGCTCAAATTATTCCACTCGAGCCGGCGACGACGTGTATGGATTCAATTCAACTGTCGGAGGCGTGTACAGCATCACATCGTCAAGTCAGCATACCGTCTTCGCGGTATGGGATGCGGGCGGTACTGATACCTTCGACTTTTCGGGTTATTCGCAAAATCAAGTCATCGATCTACGAGTAAACAACAGTACTGATATTGGTTATTTTTCGAGTACTGGCGGCGACACTGACAACATTGCCATTGCCGCGGGAGTGCTCATTGAAAACGCGGTAGGCGGAAGCGGAAACGACACGCTCTATGGCAACACAATCAACAATATACTTTCGGGAAACGGCGGATTCGATGCCGTCGTTTTTGCCGGGTCACTGAGTCAGTTCGCGATCACTGAAGGCGATAATCACCACTATGCGGTCTCTGGCAATGCCCAAGGGACTGATACGTTGAATAGCATCGAAGAGTTCATCTTTAGCGACGTTACTATCGTGGATGACGGAGTTGGCGGTCCTAGTACAACAGCGTCCCTAAACTCGAATAGCGCATTCTTAATCGGCAGCACGCAATTCGTTGGCGATCATGATTGGTTCAGCACTACGTTAAGCGCAGGACAGTCCTACACAATCCGTGAGAGCGGCACGGCAACCGGGACGGGCACCTTGTCGGACCCACTCCTAAATCTTCATGATGCGTCAGGGATCTTGGTTGCGACAGATGATGACAGTGGACCCGGGCTAAATTCCCGTATCATCTTCAATCCAAGTACAACCGGACTATACTACGTCGATGCGAGCGCGTTTGGTTCGAATACAGGCACCTACGGCGTATTCGTCGAGCCTACGCAATTTCACTACGGTGGCGCGTGGACGTCAGTCGACAATGATGGTCGTTGGTACGTCGGTGATTTCAATGGCGATAGTCTAGACGACATCTTTTCCTACTCTGCAGGGGTATCAGGGGCGGAAGTTCAGTTAAATGCCTCAGCGAACTTTGGAAGCGCAAAAAGTTGGACGCCGGCGGGTAATGGCAGCGAGGGATGGTTCGTTGGTGATTTTAACGGTGACGAAAAAAGCGACGTGCTCCGGTATGATCCAGGCATCTCCGGTGCTGAGGTTCTGCTCTCCAATGGCAGCTCGTTTGGTAGTCCGACCAATTGGACGCCAGCGGGCAATGACGGGAAATGGTACGTTGGCGACTTCAACGGCGACGGCAAGGACGACATATTCCGATACGAAGCCGGCGTCTCGGGAGCGGAGGTGCTGCTTTCAAACGGTACCGATTTCGCTAATCCGATCGATTGGACACCCGCTGGCAACGGTAGTGAGGGATGGTTCGTCGGCGATTTCAATGGTGACGGTAAGTCGGATATTCTCCGGTACGAGCCGGGAGTATCCGGCGCACACGTCTTCTTGTCGACTGGTTCCTCATTCGTCGACGCTGGTAGTTGGACTGGTGCCGGAAATAGCGGAAAGTGGTACGTTGGCGATTTCAGCGGTGATGGAAAGGACGATATTTTCAGGTATCTCCCCGGAGTATCTGGGGCAGATGTGTTTTTGTCGACCGGCTCCTCGTTCGTGTACGCCGGCAGCTGGGCGACCGCTGGCGTCGATGTGCAAGGTTGGTACGTTGGCGACTTCGATCAGGAGCCAGGTGCCGACATCTTGAGGCATGGAGGAGTTGGCGTGGGCGATATGTTTCATATTTGA
- a CDS encoding UDP-2,3-diacylglucosamine diphosphatase — translation MGSDSLSEESPERHFRTLFISDVHLGARGSQADRLLDFLRSHDADTIYLVGDIVDGWALKSNWYWPQTHNDFVQKMLRKARKGAKVIYVPGNHDEFLRKYYGTHFGGIDVVENTVHTGADGKRYLVIHGDIFDLVVQNARWLAHLGDKAYDFAIQMNRFVNFFRKMFGVPYWSLSQWAKLKVKKAVNYIGAFEATLAGEARRHGCDGVICGHIHYATIHDEHGIRYMNCGDWVESCTALAEHEDGHFEIITWTDPVRRIAPVPRVTARAA, via the coding sequence ATGGGAAGTGACTCCTTGAGTGAAGAAAGTCCCGAGCGGCACTTTCGCACTTTGTTTATCTCCGATGTCCATCTCGGAGCCCGCGGTTCGCAAGCCGACCGCCTGCTGGACTTCCTCCGCTCTCACGATGCCGACACGATCTACCTCGTTGGTGATATCGTCGACGGCTGGGCGCTGAAGTCGAACTGGTACTGGCCGCAGACCCATAACGATTTCGTGCAGAAGATGCTGCGCAAGGCGCGCAAGGGCGCCAAGGTGATCTACGTCCCGGGCAACCACGACGAGTTCCTGCGCAAATATTACGGCACGCATTTCGGCGGCATCGACGTGGTGGAGAACACCGTTCACACCGGCGCGGACGGCAAGCGCTACCTCGTGATCCACGGCGACATTTTCGATCTCGTGGTGCAGAACGCGCGCTGGCTCGCCCATCTCGGCGACAAGGCCTACGACTTCGCGATCCAGATGAATCGCTTCGTCAACTTCTTCCGCAAGATGTTCGGCGTGCCGTACTGGTCGCTGTCGCAATGGGCCAAGCTGAAGGTCAAGAAGGCGGTGAACTATATCGGCGCGTTCGAGGCGACGCTTGCCGGCGAGGCACGGCGCCACGGCTGCGACGGCGTGATCTGCGGCCACATCCACTACGCGACGATTCATGACGAGCACGGCATCCGCTACATGAATTGCGGCGACTGGGTGGAGAGCTGCACCGCGCTGGCCGAGCATGAGGACGGCCATTTCGAGATCATCACCTGGACCGACCCGGTGCGCCGGATCGCGCCGGTTCCGCGAGTGACGGCACGCGCTGCATGA
- a CDS encoding glycosyltransferase family 4 protein, with amino-acid sequence MTHILVATDAWHPQVNGVVRTLTMMAQAAKSLGVEVSFLTPDEFRTFAMPSYRDLRLALPYRAKVASLIEAARPDSIHIATEGPIGLAARRYCRKRGLPFTTSFHTRFPEYVSARTPVPEAWVWRALRWFHRPSRAVMAATPALAAELRQRGFRNVVLWSRGVDTALFHPRDVDLCLPQPVYLSVGRVAVEKNLEAFLDLDLPGTKVVVGDGPARAALERKYPDAVFLGARHGEELAEIYAAADVFVFPSRTDTFGLVLLEALASGLPVAAFPVTGPRDVIGAAPVGVLDEDLRHACLEALSIPRQACVDFAALHTWQASARVFIDRCMNVRPAPPDGEGEAFEFGAEEHHFAVLPTPQPNSR; translated from the coding sequence ATGACGCATATCCTGGTCGCGACCGATGCGTGGCATCCCCAGGTCAACGGGGTTGTCCGCACGCTGACCATGATGGCACAGGCGGCGAAATCGCTCGGCGTCGAGGTGAGCTTCCTGACGCCGGACGAGTTCCGCACCTTCGCGATGCCGAGCTATCGCGATCTCCGGCTGGCGCTGCCCTACCGGGCCAAGGTCGCAAGTCTGATCGAGGCGGCGAGGCCCGACAGCATCCATATCGCGACCGAGGGCCCGATCGGGCTTGCGGCGCGCCGCTATTGCCGCAAGCGCGGCCTGCCGTTCACGACGAGCTTCCATACCCGCTTCCCCGAATACGTCTCGGCGCGGACGCCGGTCCCGGAAGCCTGGGTGTGGCGGGCGCTGCGCTGGTTCCACCGGCCGAGCCGGGCGGTGATGGCGGCGACCCCGGCGCTGGCGGCCGAGTTGCGTCAGCGCGGCTTCCGCAACGTGGTGCTGTGGTCGCGCGGCGTCGATACCGCGCTGTTCCATCCGCGCGACGTCGATCTCTGCCTGCCGCAGCCGGTCTATCTCAGCGTCGGCCGGGTGGCGGTGGAGAAGAACCTGGAGGCCTTCCTCGATCTCGATTTGCCGGGAACCAAGGTCGTGGTCGGCGACGGCCCGGCGCGGGCGGCGCTGGAGAGGAAATATCCGGACGCCGTGTTCCTCGGTGCCCGCCATGGGGAAGAATTGGCTGAGATCTATGCCGCGGCCGATGTGTTCGTTTTCCCGAGCCGGACCGATACGTTCGGTCTGGTGCTGCTTGAAGCGTTGGCGAGCGGCCTGCCGGTTGCCGCTTTTCCGGTCACCGGTCCCCGCGACGTGATCGGCGCGGCGCCAGTCGGTGTGCTCGACGAGGATCTGCGCCATGCCTGCCTGGAAGCGCTCAGCATCCCGCGGCAGGCCTGCGTCGATTTCGCCGCGCTCCACACCTGGCAGGCGTCGGCCCGGGTGTTCATCGACCGTTGCATGAACGTCCGTCCCGCGCCGCCGGATGGCGAGGGGGAGGCGTTCGAATTTGGTGCCGAAGAGCACCATTTCGCCGTCCTGCCGACACCTCAGCCAAACTCACGCTAG
- the dgcA gene encoding N-acetyl-D-Glu racemase DgcA has product MTSTPSGAISLTGRIERWPIAGTFTISRGAKTEAVVVVAELSQGGLIGRGECVPYPRYGETPEATLQAIQAMQAPLAGGMDRIALQARMPAGAARNALDCALADLEAKRAGKRIWNLLGRPAPEPRTTAYTISLGTSEAMAEATAKAAHRQLLKIKLGGDGDGARIAAVRKAAPRSELIVDANEAWTEDNLAANLAACADAGVTLIEQPLPAGKDEALGRIRRPVAVCADESVHDRASLAGLRGRYDAVNIKLDKTGGLTEALAMADAARALGFEIMIGCMVATSLAMAPAMLIAQQARFVDLDGPLLLAKDRDHGLRYEGSLVYPPDAALWG; this is encoded by the coding sequence ATGACTTCCACCCCATCCGGAGCAATTTCCCTGACCGGTCGGATCGAGCGCTGGCCGATCGCGGGGACCTTCACGATCAGCCGCGGCGCCAAGACCGAGGCCGTCGTCGTGGTCGCCGAGCTAAGCCAGGGCGGCCTCATTGGCCGCGGCGAATGCGTGCCCTACCCGCGCTATGGCGAAACGCCCGAGGCGACGCTGCAGGCGATCCAGGCGATGCAGGCGCCACTCGCCGGCGGCATGGACCGCATCGCCTTGCAGGCCCGGATGCCCGCCGGCGCCGCCCGCAATGCGCTGGATTGCGCGCTGGCGGACCTTGAGGCCAAACGCGCCGGCAAACGGATCTGGAACCTGCTCGGCCGGCCCGCGCCGGAGCCGCGCACCACCGCCTATACGATCTCGCTCGGGACATCAGAGGCGATGGCGGAAGCCACCGCAAAGGCCGCGCATCGTCAGTTGCTCAAGATCAAGCTCGGCGGCGATGGCGACGGCGCACGGATCGCCGCCGTGCGCAAGGCGGCGCCTCGATCCGAGCTGATCGTCGACGCCAACGAAGCCTGGACCGAGGACAACCTCGCCGCCAATCTCGCGGCCTGCGCCGATGCCGGCGTCACCCTGATCGAGCAGCCGCTACCGGCGGGCAAGGACGAGGCGCTGGGGCGGATCCGGCGCCCGGTTGCGGTCTGCGCCGACGAGAGCGTGCACGACCGCGCTTCGCTTGCCGGCCTGCGCGGCCGCTATGACGCCGTCAACATCAAGCTCGACAAGACCGGCGGCCTGACCGAAGCGCTGGCGATGGCGGATGCCGCCCGTGCGCTCGGCTTCGAGATCATGATCGGCTGCATGGTCGCGACCTCGCTTGCGATGGCGCCGGCGATGCTGATCGCGCAGCAGGCACGCTTCGTCGATCTCGACGGCCCGCTGCTGCTGGCGAAGGACCGCGACCACGGCCTGCGCTACGAGGGCAGCCTGGTCTATCCACCCGACGCCGCGCTCTGGGGCTAA
- the thiD gene encoding bifunctional hydroxymethylpyrimidine kinase/phosphomethylpyrimidine kinase yields MTPVALTIAGSDSSGGAGIQADLKSFAALGVYGASAITALTAQNTMGVSGIHPVPASFVTAQIDAVFSDLEVGAVKIGMVAQAETIAAIADGLRRWAPRHIVLDPVMVATSGDRLLAAEAVDALKTLLFPLASLITPNLPEAAALLNEPVASSEADVERQGKRLLAMGCRAVLVKGGHGHGADSIDYLIDAERSIALAAPRIATANTHGTGCSLSSAIAAELAKGEGMETSVRNAKAWITEAIAAADRFAVGRGHGPVHHFHKYY; encoded by the coding sequence ATGACGCCGGTCGCGCTCACCATTGCCGGCTCGGACTCCTCGGGCGGGGCGGGCATCCAGGCCGACCTCAAGAGCTTTGCCGCGCTCGGGGTCTATGGCGCCTCCGCGATCACGGCGCTGACCGCGCAGAACACCATGGGGGTCAGCGGAATCCATCCGGTGCCCGCGTCATTCGTCACCGCCCAGATCGACGCGGTATTCTCCGACCTCGAGGTCGGCGCGGTCAAGATCGGGATGGTGGCACAGGCCGAGACGATCGCGGCGATCGCCGATGGGCTGAGGCGCTGGGCGCCGCGCCACATCGTGCTCGATCCGGTGATGGTCGCAACCTCGGGCGATCGGCTGCTTGCCGCCGAGGCGGTCGATGCGCTGAAGACCCTGCTGTTTCCGCTGGCCTCGCTGATCACGCCGAACCTGCCGGAAGCGGCCGCGCTGCTCAACGAGCCGGTCGCCTCAAGCGAGGCCGACGTCGAGCGACAAGGCAAGCGATTGCTGGCGATGGGATGTCGCGCGGTGCTGGTCAAGGGCGGCCACGGCCACGGCGCCGACAGCATCGACTATCTGATCGATGCCGAGCGCAGCATCGCGCTGGCTGCGCCGCGCATTGCGACCGCCAATACGCATGGCACCGGCTGCTCGCTGTCCTCGGCGATCGCAGCGGAGCTCGCGAAGGGCGAGGGCATGGAGACCTCCGTGCGCAACGCCAAGGCCTGGATCACCGAAGCAATCGCCGCTGCCGATCGTTTTGCCGTCGGCCGCGGCCATGGGCCGGTGCATCACTTTCACAAGTACTACTGA
- a CDS encoding CHRD domain-containing protein, producing MSNKTLLATLTLGAAIALAGPAFAEKFTAKLDSKSEVPPNTSAGTGTADIDYDAASKKLSWKLTYSGLSGPVTAAHFHGPAEAGKNSGVAVAIPNATSSPVEGSATLTDAQAADLLAGKYYVNVHTAANPGGEIRGQVTK from the coding sequence ATGTCGAACAAGACCTTGCTTGCCACGCTGACGCTCGGCGCCGCCATCGCCCTCGCCGGTCCGGCCTTTGCCGAGAAGTTCACGGCGAAGCTGGATAGCAAGAGCGAAGTGCCGCCGAATACCAGCGCCGGCACCGGCACCGCCGACATCGACTACGATGCCGCCAGCAAGAAGTTGAGCTGGAAGCTGACCTATTCCGGCCTCTCGGGCCCGGTCACCGCCGCGCATTTCCACGGCCCCGCCGAGGCCGGCAAGAATTCCGGTGTCGCGGTCGCGATCCCGAACGCGACGTCGAGCCCTGTCGAAGGCAGCGCAACACTGACCGACGCGCAGGCCGCCGATCTCCTCGCCGGCAAGTACTATGTCAACGTTCACACCGCGGCCAACCCGGGCGGTGAGATCCGCGGCCAGGTGACGAAATGA
- a CDS encoding Lrp/AsnC ligand binding domain-containing protein encodes MVPFFVQIKCKLGQSYTVANALAEAEIASEIYSTAGNYDLLVKFYVDHDTDIGHFINEKVQVIPGIQDTLTIITFKAFGAK; translated from the coding sequence ATGGTTCCTTTCTTCGTCCAGATCAAATGCAAGCTCGGCCAGTCCTACACCGTCGCCAACGCGCTGGCGGAGGCCGAGATTGCGTCCGAGATCTATTCCACCGCGGGCAACTACGACCTCCTGGTCAAGTTCTACGTCGACCACGACACCGACATCGGCCATTTCATCAACGAGAAGGTTCAGGTGATCCCGGGCATCCAGGACACTCTCACCATCATCACCTTCAAGGCGTTCGGCGCGAAGTAG